One region of Aphelocoma coerulescens isolate FSJ_1873_10779 unplaced genomic scaffold, UR_Acoe_1.0 HiC_scaffold_211, whole genome shotgun sequence genomic DNA includes:
- the BANF1 gene encoding barrier-to-autointegration factor, which produces MSSTSQKHRDFVAEPMGEKPVGTLAGIGDVLGRKLEEKGFDKAYVVLGQFLVLRKDEELFREWLKETCGANAKQSRDCSGCLREWCDAFL; this is translated from the exons ATGTCCTCGACGTCACAGAAGCACCGGGACTTCGTGGCGGAGCCGATGGGGGAGAAGCCGGTGGGGACCTTGGCCGGGATCGGGGACGTGCTGGGCAGGAAGCTGGAGGAGAAAGGCTTTGACAAG GCGTACGTGGTGCTGGGGCAGTTCCTGGTGCTGCGCAAGGACGAGGAGCTGTTCCGGGAGTGGCTCAAGGAGACGTGCGGGGCCAACGCCAAACAGAGCCGCGACTGCTCGGGCTGCCTGCGCGAGTGGTGCGACGCCTTCCTCTGA
- the MUS81 gene encoding crossover junction endonuclease MUS81, with amino-acid sequence MAAAAAAAAASPRGRRRRPRAHPNPLFARWLREWRDEAQGTWARGTYERALRSLSRFPLRLRSGRAAAILQHFGPALCARLDQRLRQHRQEQGLPPTPPPAGRCPDPPPAPPTERPTPPVPLSRLGPERPLAEQDENCAPSPPPCDPEQEFELRPGEFDIVLCADVTEANGPGGGVPALLRSRGLRPLLRRLHVGDFLWVAREKDPPPGGPRPRELLLDVVVERKSAADLGNSVRDGRYREQKFRLRRSGLRCPVYLLEEPGEGEPLPLPLPTLRQAAANTQVVDGFLVRRTRDPRGSAAFLEVLGEHLRRKFGGRVLRAWGGDVAARGPPEPPGTPLTLLPFQRLREGGAKNQAQTVGTVFARQLLQLGGLSGGRAGAVLRLFPTPASLMAALGPSQDPRKCRELLSALRCGPTQRRLGPALSGALVQLYGTPGPLA; translated from the exons atggccgccgccgccgccgccgccgccgcctccccccggggccgccgccgccgcccccgcgcccACCCGAACCCCCTGTTCGCCCGCTGGCTCCGCGAGTGGCGGGACGAGGCCCAGGGGACGTGGGCGAGGGGCACCTACGAGAGG GCCCTGCGCTCCCTCTCCCGCTTCCCGCTCCGGCTCCGTtccggccgcgccgccgccatcttgcaGCACTTTGGCCCCGCCCTCTGCGCCCGCCTCGACCAACGGCTGCGCCAGCACCGGCAGG AACAGggccttccccccaccccccctccaGCGGGGCGGTGCCCGGACCCTCCCCCAGCTCCGCCCACG GAGCGGCCGACCCCCCCGGT gcccctttcccggCTGGGCCCGGAGCGCCCCCTGGCGGAGCAGGACGAGAACtgcgccccctcccccccgcc gtgtgaccccgaGCAGGAGTTCGAGCTCCGCCCCGGCGAGTTCGACATCGTTCTCTGCGCCGACGTCACCGAGGCCAACGG ccccgggggaggggtcccggccCTGCTCCGCTcccgggggctgcggccgcTGCTGCGGCGCCTCCACGTCGGCGACTTCCTGTGGGTGGCCCGCGAGAAGGACCCGCCCCCAGGTGG GCCGCGCCcccgggagctgctcctggacgTGGTGGTGGAGCGGAAATCGGCGGCGGATTTGGGGAACAGCGTCCGGGACGGGCGGTACCGCGAGCAGAAG TTCCGGCTGCGCCGCTCGGGGCTGCGCTGCCCCGTTTATCTCCTGGAGGAGCCGGGGGAGGGGgagcccctgcccctccccctccccaccctgcgCCAGGCGGCCGCCAACACCCAG gtggTGGACGGGTTCCTGGTGAGGCGCACGAGGGacccgcggggctcggccgcgttcctggaggtgctgggggaGCACCTGaggaggaaatttggg ggccggGTGCTGCGGGCGTGGGGGGGGGACGTGGCTGCCCGgggcccccccgagccccccgggacccccctgacccTGCTGCCCTTCCAGAGGCTGCGCGAGGGGGGGGCCAAGaaccag gcgcAGACCGTGGGCACCGTGTTCGCccggcagctgctgcagctgggggggctcagtgggggcagggccggggccgtCCTGCGCCTCTTCCCCACCCCCGCCAG ccTCATGGCCGCCCTGggcccctcccaggacccccggaAGTGCCGGGAGCTGCTCAGTGCCCTGCGCTGCGGCCCCACCCAgag gAGGTTGGGCCCCGCCCTCAGCGGGGCCCTGGTGCAGCTCTACGGGACCCCGGGGCCACTGGCCTGA